One window of the Salvia splendens isolate huo1 chromosome 1, SspV2, whole genome shotgun sequence genome contains the following:
- the LOC121811475 gene encoding putative 1-phosphatidylinositol-3-phosphate 5-kinase FAB1D isoform X2 yields the protein MCHYCGEKLAKSSDCTEQGNEYSPELDSGPLIQSCKLCGKKIYKESPNRENSSSCAMPSISVSASLKSIESDISVVANSCERGCIEDSGTDSSQEDFSSSSKGNMDDSVSAINLNGFRQDDDAVKPDSKQVSHVDSLRPSENIGHTETAEVKAVLDNKVERSISYVDESSEVSSLNDEINAEFWLPPEPDDQENEVFGSISNYDDDDDECGYGAAWAKPSSLRSFEEEGSGSHRFKEEKLKAMHDVKHGKFRSLISQLVKSVGVYSSGNSGEDWVDIVTSLSWEAASYVRPDTHEGKAMDPDGYVKIKCIATGSRTQSQLIKGLVFKKHAAHKHMPTKYKSPRLLLIHGALELSAGGLSSFESMQQENDNLKTIIDMIDMYHPNVMLVEKSVSRDIQESILAKGITLVFDMKFHRLERVTRCIGSPILASEVGIGQKLRQCDSFRIEKFVEEYAAPKEGGKKQSKTLIFLEGAPTRLACTILLMGANSDELKRIKCVVRCAVVMAYHLMLETSFLLDQTAMFSTISPNEMIDLALTDINSTLVGTNESTAFADMPCDTELNKPLALDFRLSDQDKPQIPISSPEGDSSVSIEACNPETFPGLSISTSIQRVMDDSFPLFSNSPQKKLSLLGSDLTNKDGPDEKYNVQISSLQEEAEYCYDKPKARHEGENLLNNEQPHQLESSDTLENCDVKDEINSVLDSESILVLMSSRNASLGSICEHRHFSHIKFYRSFDVPLGKFLQDNLLNQRLQCKVCDEPPEAHFFYYAHHNEQLTIQVRRLPARKVLPGEAEGKLWMWSRCGRCKLSDGSPKSTKRVLISTSACGLSFGKFLELSFSNHSSFSSSSCCGHSYHKDFIYFFGLGPMVAMFKYSLVSTYSVSLPPQMVQFNYSGGGEFLKKDSESVYSKGISMFLEIEKCLMDLRNRYVGVTLKIQGSDMEFSDIVEMLREERSQFEVEIQNATNGSEDGAVCKILSLNRVRLDLMLESCIWDRRLHALLSSEFKVIGSDLVKEDGIFRQPSSEADTGVEEISESEFKQDFDGSDDYPIKEIPIDGDVEGSNGDKSTLTVAENIDRLNENGAGSHDFLVKPTSEDHFDSLEGNSKQENHDSGMELQTGRIISISSDMEGVGSDSNNSLRFKHYLSMFSNLENGKGWVWAPFTDIRREYLEDLQRGYLPKFESCSSYTAESTAQKLISDEGSRLHIPLGMDDYIVSDYEDEFSSIIACALTLLKDDAVATEDLAADVQRERGIDTKSFEGSQSLLRIFSLTAPNWSSFGSFDLDSMHSPSASMGDLHSSSFDGLNLLESLVSYGASHPEVSMGLGKYPGKRKYSVVCVYASQFRQLRDRCCPSEVSYIASLSRCRYWNAKGGKSKSFFAKTLDDRFILKEIKRTEFESFMKFAPNYFDYMNECYEKGNQTCLAKILGIYQVVIRATKYGKETRHDLIVMENLSFGRQISKQYDLKGALHARLTAGNDAEDVLLDQNFVNDMNISPLYVSRRSKRNLQRAVYNDTNFLNSINVMDYSLLVGVDTQRRELVGGIIDYLRQYTWDKYLESWVKSSLVVPKNVQPTIVSPREYKKRFRKFIDTHFLSVPDHWCSRRSSNPCQLCGPSLGTGSFKARSFKQGSEDEDSSNGASCEQGTHGAGSLKSPAHGEQDGPFS from the exons ATGTGCCATTACTGTGGTGAAAAGCTCGCAAAATCAAGCGACTGCACAGAACAGGGAAATGAGTATTCTCCAGAACTAGATAGTGGGCCTTTGATCCAGTCCTGCAAGTTGTGCGGTAAGAAGATCTATAAAGAAAGTCCAAACCGAGAAAATTCCAGTTCTTGCGCAATGCCATCAATCAGTGTGTCTGCTTCTCTAAAAAGCATCGAAA GTGATATTTCAGTTGTTGCAAACTCATGCGAGAG GGGATGCATAGAGGATAGCGGCACAGATAGTAGTCAAGAAGATTTTAGTTCCTCATCAAAGGGAAACATGGATGATTCTGTTTCAGCAATTAATTTAAATGGTTTTCGCCAAGATGATGATGCGGTGAAGCCTGATAGTAAGCAAGTCAGCCATGTTGATAGTTTGAGGCCTAGTGAAAATATAGGACATACAGAAACTGCAGAAGTTAAGGCAGTGTTGGATAACAAAGTGGAAAGATCAATTTCTTATGTAGATGAGTCATCTGAAGTGTCATCTTTGAATGATGAAATAAATGCTGAGTTTTGGCTTCCTCCAGAACCAGATGACCAAGAGAATGAGGTGTTCGGAAGTATATCAAACTATGATGACGACGATGATGAGTGTGGCTATGGTGCGGCCTGGGCTAAGCCTAGTTCCTTGAGAAGCTTTGAAGAAGAAGGCAGTGGAAGTCATAGGTTCAAAGAGGAAAAACTTAAAGCCATGCATGACGTGAAGCATGGTAAATTTAGGTCTCTCATTAGTCAACTGGTGAAATCAGTGGGTGTCTATTCTTCTGGAAACAGCGGTGAGGATTGGGTTGATATAGTGACTTCTCTATCATGGGAGGCTGCTAGTTATGTTAGACCAGATACACATGAGGGTAAGGCAATGGATCCGGATGGATATGTAAAGATTAAATGTATTGCAACTGGTTCCCGCACACAAAG TCAACTGATTAAAGGGCTAGTCTTCAAAAAGCATGCTGCTCACAAACACATGCCAACAAAGTATAAAAGCCCAAGACTGCTGCTGATCCACGGTGCACTTGAACTTTCTGCGGGCGGTTTGTCATCATTTGAATCAATGCAGCAG GAGAACGACAATTTGAAAACTATCATTGATATGATAGACATGTACCATCCTAATGTGATGTTGGTTGAGAAATCAGTTTCTCGTGACATACAAGAGTCTATTCTAGCAAAAGGAATTACACTAGTCTTTGATATGAAGTTCCACCGCTTGGAAAGAGTTACTCGTTGCATTGGGTCACCTATATTGGCCTCCGAGGTTGGAATAGGTCAAAAACTTAGGCAGTGTGACTCCTTTCGTATTGAAAAGTTTGTAGAAGAATATGCTGCTCCTAAGGAAGGTGGGAAAAAACAAAGCAAAACATTAATATTCCTGGAGGGTGCTCCTACTAGGCTTGCTTGTACA ATCCTGCTGATGGGAGCTAACAGCGATGAACTGAAAAGAATTAAATGTGTAGTACGCTGTGCGGTTGTCATGGCATATCATCTTATGCTTGAGACTTCTTTCCTATTAGATCAAACTGCAATGTTCTCCACAATTTCTCCCAATGAGATGATTGATCTAGCACTTACTGATATAAATTCAACACTGGTAGGGACTAATGAGTCAACTGCTTTTGCTGATATGCCATGTGACACAGAATTGAACAAGCCACTTGCACTTGATTTTCGCTTGTCTGATCAGGACAAGCCACAGATTCCGATCTCATCACCGGAAGGCGATTCTTCAGTGTCAATAGAAGCATGCAATCCTGAAACATTTCCTGGTCTGTCTATTTCAACATCTATCCAGAGAGTTATGGATGATAGTTTTCCTCTGTTTTCCAACTCTCCTCAGAAAAAGCTGAGTCTGCTTGGTTCTGATTTAACAAATAAGGATGGTCCAGATGAAAAATATAATGTTCAGATCTCTAGTCTTCAAGAGGAAGCGGAATATTGTTATGATAAGCCCAAAGCTAGACATGAGGGAGAGAATTTACTGAACAATGAACAGCCCCATCAGCTAGAATCTTCAGACACATTGGAAAACTGTGATGTCAAGGATGAGATCAATTCAGTCTTAGATTCTGAGAGCATATTGGTTCTGATGTCCAGCCGCAATGCTTCACTTGGAAGTATTTGCGAGCACCGCCATTTTTCCCATATTAAGTTTTACCGCAGTTTTGATGTTCCACTTGGCAAGTTTTTGCAGGATAATTTACTCAATCAG AGACTCCAGTGTAAAGTTTGTGACGAACCGCCTGAGGCACACTTCTTCTACTATGCACATCACAATGAACAACTTACAATCCAAGTTAGACGTCTTCCTGCAAGAAAAGTTCTGCCAGGGGAAGCTGAAGGGAAGCTTTGGATGTGGAGTCGCTGTGGGCGGTGTAAACTCAGTGATGGTAGCCCAAAATCCACAAAAAGGGTATTAATATCCACTTCCGCCTGCGGGTTGTCATTTGGAAAGTTTTTGGAACTGAGTTTTTCGAATCACTCTTCATTCAGTAGTTCATCCTGCTGTGGTCATTCTTACCACAAGGATTTCATCTACTTCTTCGG ACTGGGTCCCATGGTTGCAATGTTCAAGTACTCTCTAGTTTCGACCTACTCAGTTTCGCTTCCACCTCAGATGGTGCAGTTTAACTATTCAGGCGGAGGAGAGTTTCTTAAGAAAGATTCTGAGAGT GTGTACTCGAAAGGGATCTCAATGTTCCTTGAGATCGAAAAGTGTTTGATGGATCTCAGAAATCGTTATGTTGGGGTAACCTTGAAAATTCAAGGTTCAGATATGGAATTTTCTGATATTGTGGAGATGTTGAGAGAGGAAAGGTCTCAATTTGAG gTTGAGATTCAAAATGCAACAAATGGAAGTGAGGATGGTGCTGTTTGTAAGATCCTAAGCTTGAATAGAGTGCGATTGGATCTTATGCTGGAATCATGCATATGGGATCGGAGATTACATGCATTGCTCTCTTCAGAATTTAAGGTGATTGGTTCGGATTTAGTGAAGGAAGATGGCATTTTCAGACAGCCATCAAGCGAGGCTGATACTGGTGTTGAGGAAATTTCTGAATCCGAATTCAAGCAAGATTTTGATGGAAGTGATGACTATCCAATTAAAGAAATACCTATTGATGGAGATGTAGAAGGATCTAATGGAGATAAATCTACACTAACTGTGGCAGAAAATATTGATAGATTGAATGAAAATGGAGCAGGATCCCATGATTTCTTGGTGAAACCCACTTCAGAAGATCATTTTGATTCTCTTGAAGGAAACTCTAAACAGGAAAATCACGATTCAGGTATGGAATTGCAGACTGGTCGCATAATATCGATATCTTCAGACATGGAAGGGGTTGGTTCCGATTCTAATAATTCTTTGAGATTTAAGCATTATCTTTCTATGTTCTCCAACCTGGAAAATGGTAAAGGCTGGGTCTGGGCACCCTTTACAGATATCCGACGTGAATACCTTGAAGATCTCCAGAGAGGATACTTGCCGAAATTTGAATCTTGTAGTAGCTATACTGCAGAGTCTACAGCTCAAAAATTGATCTCTGACGAGGGTTCCAGATTGCACATTCCTCTTGGCATGGATGACTATATTGTGTCTGACTATGAAGATGAATTCTCAAGCATAATAGCCTGTGCTTTGACCCTATTAAAGGATGATGCTGTAGCGACGGAAGATCTGGCAGCGGATGTTCAGAGAGAAAGAGGAATCGATACAAAATCCTTTGAGGGTTCTCAGAGCTTACTGCGAATATTTTCTTTGACAGCCCCTAATTGGTCCTCTTTTGGATCTTTCGATTTGGATAGCATGCATTCTCCTTCTGCATCCATGGGTGATCTACATTCTTCAAGTTTTGATGGTTTAAATTTGTTAGAATCATTAGTCTCCTATGGTGCAAGCCATCCAGAAGTCTCTATGGGTTTGGGGAAATATCCAGGGAAGCGTAAGTACTCTGTTGTATGTGTATACGCAAGCCAGTTCCGTCAGTTGCGGGATCGATGTTGTCCTTCAGAAGTTAGTTATATTGCTTCCCTAAGCCGTTGTAGGTATTGGAATGCTAAAGGTGGAAAGAGTAAGTCTTTTTTTGCAAAAACACTAGATGACAGGTTCATCCTTAAGGAAATCAAGAGGACAGAGTTTGAGTCATTCATGAAGTTCGCCCCAAACTACTTTGACTACATGAATGAGTGCTATGAGAAAGGAAACCAGACATGTCTTGCTAAGATTCTTGGCATCTACCAG GTTGTCATAAGAGCAACAAAGTATGGGAAGGAAACCCGACACGATCTCATAGTGATGGAGAATCTTTCATTTGGTCGACAGATTTCCAAACAGTATGATCTTAAGGGGGCGTTGCATGCTCGATTAACTGCTGGCAATGATGCTGAGGATGTTCTTTTGGATCAAAATTTTGTGAATGATATGAATATATCACCTCTCTATGTCAGCAGGAGATCAAAGCGGAATCTGCAGCGGGCTGTGTATAATGATACTAATTTCCTCAAT TCGATCAACGTGATGGACTACTCTCTTCTGGTAGGAGTGGATACACAGCGTCGCGAATTGGTGGGTGGTATCATAGACTACCTCAGGCAGTATACTTGGGACAAATATCTCGAGAGCTGGGTCAAGTCTTCACTTGTTGTTCCCAAAAATGTGCAGCCAACTATTGTCTCTCCAAGAGAATATAAGAAGAGATTTAGGAAGTTCATAGACACACACTTTTTGAGTGTTCCAGATCACTGGTGTTCCCGGAGATCTTCCAACCCTTGCCAACTCTGCGGTCCTTCCTTAGGAACTGGTTCATTTAAAGCAAGATCCTTTAAGCAAGGCAGTGAAGATGAAGATTCATCCAATGGAGCATCTTGTGAACAAGGGACACATGGAGCTGGTTCTTTGAAATCCCCAGCTCATGGTGAACAAGACGGCCCCTTTTCTTGA